One genomic region from Peromyscus leucopus breed LL Stock unplaced genomic scaffold, UCI_PerLeu_2.1 scaffold_1201, whole genome shotgun sequence encodes:
- the LOC114687020 gene encoding H-2 class I histocompatibility antigen, Q10 alpha chain-like isoform X1 has product MRAPDLLLLLAAPLFWVQTRAGSHSLLNFTTTVSRPGLGEPRFIFVSYVDDTQFVRFDSVAETPRVEPCVEWMEQEEPEYWELQTQTARTQAQQSGGSLRVLIRYFNQSEDDSHTLQGMQGCDLGPDGRLLRWYNQLAYDGEDFLTLNEDLNSQTMTTSTIAQISQHKLEAHLKAGNCVELLQKHLEKGKDTLLRSDPPKTHVTHHPIKNGDVTLRCWALGFYPAEISLTWQLDGEDLIQEMEFVETRPSGDGTFQKWAAVVVPSGEEQRYTCHVVHEGLTEPLTLRWGGRERSTTQEASRDSRQDSLERLLWMMRRRRLGFGGLSTMSIMQATSDILDQSICYSKKGTQLQSPAYTGWLTAF; this is encoded by the exons ATGAGGGCCCCTGATCTCCTCCTGCTGCTGGCAGCCCCGTTGTTCTGGGTTCAAACTCGCGCAG GCTCTCACTCGCTGCTCAATTTCACCACCACCGTGTCCCGGCCTGGTCTCGGGGAGCCCCGGTTCATTTTCGTGAGCTACGTGGACGACACGCAGTTCGTGCGCTTTGACAGTGTCGCGGAGACTCCGAGAGTGGAGCCCTGTGTTGAGTGGATGGAGCAGGAGGAGCCTGAATATTGGGAGCTACAGACCCAGACAGCCAGGACCCAAGCACAACAATCTGGGGGAAGTCTGAGGGTCCTGATTCGATATTTCAACCAGAGCGAGGACG ACTCTCACACGCTGCAGGGGATGCAGGGCTGCGACCTGGGACCAGATGGGCGCCTGCTCCGCTGGTACAACCAGCTGGCCTATGACGGCGAGGATTTCCTCACCTTGAACGAGGACCTGAACTCCCAGACCATGACCACCAGCACTATAGCTCAGATCTCGCAGCACAAGTTAGAGGCCCATCTGAAGGCTGGCAACTGCGTGGAGCTGCTGCAGAAACACCTGGAAAAGGGGAAGGACACCCTGCTGCGCTCAG ACCCACCAAAGACACATGTGACCCATCACCCCATAAAGAATGGAGATGTCACCCTGAGGTGCTGGGCCCTGGGCTTCTACCCTGCTGAGATCTCCTTAACCTGGCAGTTGGATGGGGAGGACTTGATCCAGGAAATGGAGTTTGTAGAGACCAGaccttctggggatggaaccttccagaagtgggcagctgtggtggtgccTTCTGGGGAGGAGCAGAGATACACATGCCATGTGGTCCATGAGGGGCTGACTGAGCCCCTGACCCTGAGATGGG gtgggagagaaaggagCACCACTCAGGAAGCAA GCAGGGACAGTCGCCAAGACTCTCTCGAGAGACTGCTGTGGATGATGAG GAGACGACGCCtcggttttggaggactgagcaCTATGAGTATCATGCAGGCCACATCAGACATTTTGGATCAATCGATTTGTTACTCTAAAAAG gggacccagcttCAATCCCCAGCATACACAGGTTGGCTCACTGccttctga
- the LOC114687020 gene encoding H-2 class I histocompatibility antigen, Q10 alpha chain-like isoform X2 has product MRAPDLLLLLAAPLFWVQTRAGSHSLLNFTTTVSRPGLGEPRFIFVSYVDDTQFVRFDSVAETPRVEPCVEWMEQEEPEYWELQTQTARTQAQQSGGSLRVLIRYFNQSEDDSHTLQGMQGCDLGPDGRLLRWYNQLAYDGEDFLTLNEDLNSQTMTTSTIAQISQHKLEAHLKAGNCVELLQKHLEKGKDTLLRSDPPKTHVTHHPIKNGDVTLRCWALGFYPAEISLTWQLDGEDLIQEMEFVETRPSGDGTFQKWAAVVVPSGEEQRYTCHVVHEGLTEPLTLRWGGRERSTTQEASRDSRQDSLERLLWMMRRRRLGFGGLSTMSIMQATSDILDQSICYSKKGFSVKQSWLS; this is encoded by the exons ATGAGGGCCCCTGATCTCCTCCTGCTGCTGGCAGCCCCGTTGTTCTGGGTTCAAACTCGCGCAG GCTCTCACTCGCTGCTCAATTTCACCACCACCGTGTCCCGGCCTGGTCTCGGGGAGCCCCGGTTCATTTTCGTGAGCTACGTGGACGACACGCAGTTCGTGCGCTTTGACAGTGTCGCGGAGACTCCGAGAGTGGAGCCCTGTGTTGAGTGGATGGAGCAGGAGGAGCCTGAATATTGGGAGCTACAGACCCAGACAGCCAGGACCCAAGCACAACAATCTGGGGGAAGTCTGAGGGTCCTGATTCGATATTTCAACCAGAGCGAGGACG ACTCTCACACGCTGCAGGGGATGCAGGGCTGCGACCTGGGACCAGATGGGCGCCTGCTCCGCTGGTACAACCAGCTGGCCTATGACGGCGAGGATTTCCTCACCTTGAACGAGGACCTGAACTCCCAGACCATGACCACCAGCACTATAGCTCAGATCTCGCAGCACAAGTTAGAGGCCCATCTGAAGGCTGGCAACTGCGTGGAGCTGCTGCAGAAACACCTGGAAAAGGGGAAGGACACCCTGCTGCGCTCAG ACCCACCAAAGACACATGTGACCCATCACCCCATAAAGAATGGAGATGTCACCCTGAGGTGCTGGGCCCTGGGCTTCTACCCTGCTGAGATCTCCTTAACCTGGCAGTTGGATGGGGAGGACTTGATCCAGGAAATGGAGTTTGTAGAGACCAGaccttctggggatggaaccttccagaagtgggcagctgtggtggtgccTTCTGGGGAGGAGCAGAGATACACATGCCATGTGGTCCATGAGGGGCTGACTGAGCCCCTGACCCTGAGATGGG gtgggagagaaaggagCACCACTCAGGAAGCAA GCAGGGACAGTCGCCAAGACTCTCTCGAGAGACTGCTGTGGATGATGAG GAGACGACGCCtcggttttggaggactgagcaCTATGAGTATCATGCAGGCCACATCAGACATTTTGGATCAATCGATTTGTTACTCTAAAAAG ggtttctctgtgaaacaatcctggctgtcctag